A stretch of the Actinoalloteichus fjordicus genome encodes the following:
- a CDS encoding endonuclease, which produces MTATRVSRWRSLAALVGVAAAVVAFQVPTAAFAADQLTVAEAISQQGGTGTVRGHVVGQPTATTTVVRSGFPSDYALALADSATETDPAEMLYVQITASFRADYGLRTNPDLLGTTLDVTGPLRSYFSHAGLTSPTAFSPAGDTQPPTEPPTEPPTEPPTDPGDYDETYYRTALGLSGDALKDELHEIISTSTRLSYSQVWDALKATDEDPANSNNVILFYSGRSQSKNSNGGSVGQWNREHVWAQSHGDIGTAPGPGTDIHHLRPTDVQVNSARGNKDFDNGGSPVPGAPGNLTDGDSWEPRDDVKGDVARMIFYMAVRYEGGDGFADLELNDTVSNGSNPYMGRQSVLLDWNAEDPPDAFEERRNQVVYDDFQGNRNPFIDHPEWADAIWN; this is translated from the coding sequence GTGACAGCAACCCGTGTGAGTCGGTGGAGGTCCTTAGCCGCGCTGGTCGGCGTCGCGGCTGCGGTGGTGGCATTCCAGGTGCCGACCGCCGCGTTCGCCGCCGACCAGCTCACCGTCGCCGAGGCGATCTCGCAGCAGGGCGGCACCGGCACCGTGCGCGGTCACGTGGTGGGGCAGCCGACGGCGACCACGACCGTGGTCCGATCGGGCTTCCCCTCCGACTACGCGCTCGCCCTCGCCGACTCGGCCACCGAGACCGACCCGGCCGAGATGCTGTACGTGCAGATCACCGCGTCCTTCCGGGCGGACTACGGCCTGCGCACCAACCCTGACCTGCTCGGGACGACTCTCGACGTCACCGGCCCGCTGCGCAGCTACTTCTCACACGCCGGTCTCACCTCTCCGACCGCATTCTCGCCTGCGGGTGACACCCAACCCCCGACTGAGCCCCCGACCGAGCCGCCCACCGAACCGCCCACGGACCCCGGCGACTACGACGAGACGTACTACCGCACCGCGCTCGGCCTGAGCGGGGATGCCTTGAAGGACGAGCTGCACGAGATCATCAGCACCAGCACGAGGCTGTCCTACAGTCAGGTCTGGGATGCGCTCAAGGCCACCGACGAGGACCCGGCGAACTCGAACAACGTGATCCTGTTCTACAGCGGACGTTCGCAGAGCAAGAACTCCAACGGCGGCAGCGTGGGCCAGTGGAACCGCGAGCACGTCTGGGCCCAGTCCCACGGCGACATCGGCACGGCGCCCGGCCCCGGCACCGACATCCACCACCTGCGCCCCACCGACGTGCAGGTCAACTCCGCGCGGGGCAACAAGGACTTCGACAACGGCGGCTCGCCGGTGCCGGGTGCGCCGGGCAACCTCACCGACGGCGACTCCTGGGAGCCGCGCGACGACGTCAAGGGCGACGTCGCTCGGATGATCTTCTACATGGCCGTGCGCTACGAGGGCGGCGACGGCTTCGCCGACCTTGAGCTCAACGACACCGTGTCCAACGGCTCCAACCCCTACATGGGCCGCCAGTCGGTGCTGCTCGACTGGAACGCCGAGGACCCGCCGGACGCCTTCGAGGAGCGTCGCAACCAGGTCGTCTACGACGACTTCCAGGGCAATCGAAACCCGTTCATCGACCATCCGGAATGGGCCGACGCGATCTGGAACTGA
- a CDS encoding PPE domain-containing protein, which yields MLTDTQNWSAYNHRTLYEAVHTDNDPGQAGELSSEWSQMANEISESAQSMGDRLVAVEDGWTGSAARSARGAITQLADWSNEASVTAATVGTKIAAQAQVMEVARSAMPEPVDFDYEEMLTRGFATGGLAGFAVAVVDVERKSAEANLAHEQAVAVMSTMEEDSRSIDQETPQFTPPPNPVRGTMTAASNAPMGVMSGEGQLTPMQQGTPMDETASRLAPMQQSRVLEAPALDPQLAGGGVGEVPNIPGGPGGAPGMPGGPGSVPGAPGGVPGAPGGPGGIPNIPGGPGGPGGSTLGTNPQSPPNLAPAASMPDTAGYRPGGAGGTVGMNPGAIPNIPGGGAGGVGGVGGAMPGIGGVGSVGGIGTPPSVSPQNSPKISPQGMPDIPDIPGANRPGGTGSAPGSGTMPGIGGIGGGVPGATMPRPNQGGNSGGTGGRPATPQIPNIPGGSGSMPSIGSGTGGPGGRPATPQIPNIPGGSGSMPSIGSGTGGPGGRPATPQIPNIPGGSGSMPGIGGGGAGGAGGIGGGARGFGPGGIPNIPGGAGGGAGGFGGGAGGIGGGAAGLAAGGATGVGGSGGAGGRMGGMPGGMGGGVGAGGMGAGGMAGGGGAPARGAQDTEDKEHRVASYLKGEKVFERLGDDLPPAVIGDRKPKKQG from the coding sequence ATGCTGACGGACACGCAGAACTGGAGCGCCTACAACCATCGGACGCTCTACGAAGCGGTCCACACCGACAACGATCCCGGTCAGGCAGGCGAGCTCTCCTCCGAGTGGTCGCAGATGGCAAACGAGATCTCCGAGTCCGCACAGTCGATGGGTGATCGGCTCGTCGCGGTGGAGGACGGCTGGACCGGATCGGCGGCCAGGTCCGCACGGGGCGCCATCACCCAACTCGCCGACTGGAGCAACGAGGCGTCGGTGACCGCCGCCACCGTGGGTACCAAGATCGCCGCGCAGGCCCAGGTCATGGAGGTCGCCCGGTCCGCGATGCCGGAACCCGTCGACTTCGACTACGAGGAGATGCTCACGAGGGGTTTCGCCACCGGCGGGCTCGCGGGTTTCGCGGTTGCGGTCGTCGACGTGGAGCGCAAGAGCGCCGAGGCCAACCTCGCGCATGAACAGGCCGTGGCCGTCATGTCCACGATGGAAGAGGACTCACGCAGCATCGACCAGGAGACCCCGCAGTTCACGCCGCCGCCGAACCCGGTCCGGGGCACCATGACGGCGGCGAGCAACGCTCCGATGGGCGTGATGAGCGGCGAAGGCCAGCTCACTCCGATGCAGCAGGGCACCCCGATGGACGAGACGGCGAGCCGGCTCGCCCCGATGCAGCAGAGCAGAGTGCTTGAGGCTCCCGCGCTCGACCCGCAACTGGCGGGCGGCGGCGTCGGTGAGGTTCCCAATATTCCCGGCGGCCCGGGCGGAGCGCCCGGCATGCCCGGCGGCCCTGGCAGCGTGCCCGGCGCACCCGGTGGAGTTCCCGGGGCCCCCGGCGGACCCGGCGGCATCCCGAACATCCCCGGCGGCCCGGGCGGACCCGGCGGCAGCACGCTGGGCACCAACCCGCAGAGCCCGCCCAACCTCGCGCCTGCGGCCTCGATGCCCGACACCGCCGGTTACCGGCCCGGCGGCGCAGGCGGCACGGTGGGTATGAACCCGGGTGCGATCCCGAACATCCCCGGCGGCGGCGCAGGCGGCGTCGGCGGCGTCGGCGGCGCGATGCCCGGCATCGGCGGCGTCGGCAGCGTCGGCGGCATCGGCACACCGCCGTCGGTCAGCCCGCAGAACTCGCCGAAGATCTCTCCGCAGGGCATGCCCGACATCCCTGACATCCCCGGAGCCAATCGCCCCGGCGGCACGGGCAGCGCCCCTGGCAGCGGCACGATGCCAGGCATCGGCGGTATCGGCGGCGGCGTGCCCGGCGCGACCATGCCGCGCCCGAATCAAGGCGGTAACAGCGGCGGCACGGGCGGTCGCCCCGCCACTCCGCAAATCCCCAACATCCCCGGCGGCAGCGGATCGATGCCCAGCATCGGCAGCGGCACGGGCGGCCCAGGCGGTCGCCCCGCCACTCCGCAAATCCCCAACATCCCCGGCGGCAGCGGATCGATGCCCAGCATCGGCAGCGGCACGGGCGGCCCAGGCGGTCGCCCCGCCACTCCGCAAATCCCCAACATCCCCGGCGGCAGCGGATCGATGCCCGGCATCGGCGGCGGCGGCGCAGGCGGCGCAGGCGGCATCGGCGGCGGTGCTCGAGGGTTCGGCCCCGGCGGCATCCCCAACATTCCCGGTGGTGCAGGCGGCGGCGCAGGCGGCTTCGGTGGTGGCGCGGGCGGCATCGGCGGTGGCGCCGCAGGCCTGGCCGCAGGCGGAGCGACCGGCGTCGGCGGCAGCGGCGGCGCAGGCGGCCGGATGGGCGGCATGCCCGGCGGAATGGGCGGTGGCGTCGGCGCAGGCGGCATGGGCGCGGGCGGCATGGCCGGTGGTGGCGGTGCACCCGCCCGCGGCGCCCAGGACACCGAGGACAAGGAGCACCGGGTCGCTTCGTACCTCAAGGGCGAGAAGGTCTTCGAGCGTCTCGGCGATGATCTGCCGCCCGCGGTGATCGGTGATCGGAAGCCGAAGAAGCAGGGATGA
- a CDS encoding ESX secretion-associated protein EspG, whose amino-acid sequence MSDTEFVLSAREFEFVWTDLGLGRIPYPLDVPSSGKTMAERAELRAEVYRELTDRGLVTAGTVSTELEALLRLLSQPKLSVDAVGHVGRALRALAATDQELGVLATLVGDELRVSEIRPTSLARSIVGVLPVKEAGPGWAMSAPLHALTSAVEPAEEDDPWGSDDDDEERALRKAGMSADDAAALSELAANRKGGGQFGVTVGGATQRQARRSSTLVTWFDTHQGRYLMVREDEWLSLTPADGERIEGRVMEVLSRAAGAPNGR is encoded by the coding sequence ATGAGCGACACTGAATTCGTGTTGTCGGCCCGCGAGTTCGAGTTCGTGTGGACTGATCTGGGCCTCGGCCGAATCCCCTATCCGCTGGACGTTCCCAGCAGCGGCAAGACCATGGCCGAACGGGCGGAGCTCAGGGCCGAGGTGTACCGCGAACTGACCGATCGGGGCCTGGTCACCGCAGGCACGGTGTCGACCGAGCTGGAGGCGCTGCTTCGGCTGCTGTCGCAGCCGAAGCTGTCGGTGGACGCCGTGGGGCACGTCGGACGTGCCCTGCGGGCGTTGGCCGCCACCGATCAGGAACTGGGCGTGCTCGCGACGCTGGTCGGCGATGAGCTGCGAGTCAGCGAGATCCGACCGACCTCGCTGGCTCGCTCCATCGTCGGTGTGCTGCCCGTCAAGGAGGCGGGGCCAGGCTGGGCGATGTCGGCCCCGCTGCACGCACTCACCTCGGCGGTGGAGCCCGCCGAAGAGGACGACCCCTGGGGAAGCGACGACGACGACGAGGAACGCGCCCTGCGGAAGGCGGGGATGAGCGCCGACGACGCAGCGGCGCTGAGCGAGCTGGCGGCGAACCGGAAGGGCGGCGGCCAGTTCGGCGTGACGGTGGGGGGAGCGACGCAGCGACAGGCGCGGCGGTCCTCCACACTCGTGACCTGGTTCGACACCCATCAAGGTCGATACCTGATGGTGCGTGAGGACGAGTGGCTCAGCCTGACGCCCGCCGACGGCGAACGTATCGAGGGACGGGTCATGGAGGTGCTGTCACGCGCCGCAGGCGCGCCCAACGGTCGGTGA
- a CDS encoding YbaB/EbfC family nucleoid-associated protein, with protein sequence MTGPGTGGFVGMSKDPAEIEARIGQWAQGLAEKAQRYQAAHVETEQIRLTATSGDGAVKATVRADGSLTDLVFSERIRTMPLPTIASLVLSTMQRAQADIATQVGETMAEHLGDEDAETRAELLGNLRERFPQPPDEDEVEAADEETGKKWESIESSEEPTPPPATSPGLSAQSPSTGFQPPAGFSPPAPPPQRPAAPRRRPDDDDDFDEESDPLRD encoded by the coding sequence ATGACCGGCCCCGGTACGGGTGGCTTCGTGGGCATGAGCAAGGATCCCGCCGAGATTGAGGCGCGGATCGGCCAGTGGGCGCAGGGCCTTGCGGAGAAGGCACAGCGTTACCAGGCCGCGCATGTCGAGACCGAACAGATTCGATTGACCGCCACCAGCGGCGACGGCGCGGTGAAGGCCACGGTGCGGGCCGACGGCAGCCTGACCGACCTGGTCTTCAGTGAGCGCATCCGCACGATGCCGCTGCCCACGATCGCGAGTCTGGTCCTGTCGACCATGCAGCGGGCGCAGGCCGACATCGCCACCCAGGTCGGCGAGACGATGGCCGAGCATCTGGGTGACGAGGACGCCGAGACGCGGGCCGAGCTGCTGGGCAACCTCCGCGAGCGGTTCCCTCAACCGCCCGACGAAGACGAGGTCGAGGCGGCAGACGAAGAGACCGGCAAGAAGTGGGAGTCGATCGAGTCCAGCGAGGAGCCGACTCCGCCGCCTGCCACGAGCCCCGGGCTCTCGGCTCAGTCGCCGTCGACCGGATTCCAGCCCCCTGCGGGATTCTCACCCCCTGCACCACCTCCGCAGCGGCCGGCAGCACCACGTCGTCGACCCGACGACGATGACGACTTCGACGAGGAGTCCGACCCGCTGCGGGACTGA
- a CDS encoding type VII secretion target, giving the protein MAEAYDVVTEDLVAHASHLDALTDRLNTAIAAAETVSMSDDAYGLICQFLPPTINPMEEEGIAALNAAVEGVTTSAENVRATADQYLDTDDANQQSFQKISLDHIQPPSIAGGGAAAAAGGPTAFQRAAMPASVGEPAQSVTPQSYGEPAQQAFAPRAFAEPAQQSVTPQSYGEPAQQAFAPRAFAEPTLQNSARQDYVEPTPQNIGARQDYVQPTHQNIGARQDYVQPTHQNFAARQDYVQPTPQNFAAQPFATAEVYQNSSMQRTEAEALNEARFQRPEA; this is encoded by the coding sequence ATGGCCGAAGCCTATGACGTCGTGACCGAGGACCTGGTGGCCCACGCCAGTCACCTCGACGCGCTGACCGACCGGTTGAACACCGCGATCGCTGCGGCGGAGACCGTCAGCATGTCCGATGACGCCTACGGTCTGATCTGCCAGTTCCTTCCTCCGACCATCAATCCGATGGAAGAGGAGGGGATCGCGGCACTGAACGCGGCGGTCGAGGGCGTCACGACCAGTGCGGAGAACGTACGGGCGACGGCCGACCAGTATCTCGACACCGACGACGCGAATCAGCAGTCGTTCCAGAAGATCTCGCTGGACCACATCCAGCCGCCCTCGATCGCGGGTGGTGGGGCGGCCGCAGCCGCGGGCGGGCCGACGGCATTCCAGCGGGCCGCCATGCCCGCCTCCGTCGGGGAACCGGCGCAGAGCGTCACCCCGCAGTCGTACGGGGAACCCGCTCAGCAGGCCTTCGCCCCCCGCGCCTTCGCCGAACCCGCTCAGCAGAGCGTCACCCCGCAGTCCTACGGGGAACCCGCTCAGCAGGCCTTCGCCCCCCGCGCCTTCGCCGAACCCACTCTCCAGAACTCCGCCCGACAGGACTACGTCGAACCCACGCCCCAGAACATCGGCGCCCGACAGGACTACGTCCAGCCCACCCACCAGAACATCGGCGCCCGACAGGACTACGTCCAGCCCACCCACCAGAACTTCGCCGCTCGACAGGACTACGTCCAGCCCACGCCCCAGAACTTCGCCGCACAGCCCTTCGCCACCGCCGAGGTGTATCAGAACTCGTCGATGCAACGCACCGAGGCAGAGGCCCTCAACGAGGCTAGGTTCCAGCGCCCTGAGGCCTGA
- a CDS encoding GNAT family N-acetyltransferase, translating to MDHGRAAPPETTALPEGFTLRRATSADLDQIQALLAERGEVADAVDLRLIVEDSDAGWDSCAVVVAADGRVVSTATLLDEELILGGVRIPAGQVELVATSRDHEGRGLVRALMAWAHEQSARRGHLAQVMLGIPYFYRQFGYSYAIPYHPVRPVHTAPPPEPGHHVRAATIEDVEAITALQDAVQATADLRMPHSPECLRRLLARDGSTQWIVEREGRAVATGRSTPPEDDVHLGELAAVDEAAARALLRQATDLAAPTSASVRVGDRPGTIASRALTEFLGAAPEAAEMYYVRVADPAALLDRLRPLLSGRLRAVDHARVDGAAVLSFFRSHVRFDVTDAVVGPMVTGGPLQSPASVGGAGIAPDLVPALLFGPHGIVGLSHRHPDVYPGPNVDVMAALFPPVRADLLTFYLV from the coding sequence ATGGACCATGGACGCGCCGCGCCGCCCGAGACCACTGCGCTGCCCGAGGGGTTCACGCTGCGCCGGGCGACCTCGGCCGATCTCGACCAGATCCAGGCCCTGCTCGCCGAGCGCGGCGAGGTGGCCGACGCCGTCGATCTCCGACTGATCGTCGAGGACTCCGACGCGGGCTGGGACTCCTGCGCGGTGGTCGTCGCGGCGGACGGGCGTGTGGTCTCCACCGCCACGCTGCTGGACGAAGAGCTGATCCTCGGCGGAGTCCGCATCCCGGCCGGGCAGGTGGAGCTGGTGGCGACCAGCCGTGATCACGAAGGTCGAGGGCTCGTCCGCGCGCTGATGGCCTGGGCGCACGAGCAGTCGGCGCGGCGTGGGCACCTGGCGCAGGTGATGCTCGGCATCCCCTACTTCTACCGGCAGTTCGGCTACTCCTACGCGATCCCGTACCACCCGGTCCGGCCGGTGCACACCGCCCCGCCGCCGGAGCCCGGCCACCACGTGCGGGCCGCCACGATCGAGGATGTCGAGGCGATCACCGCCCTCCAGGACGCGGTGCAGGCGACCGCCGACCTGCGGATGCCGCACTCGCCGGAATGTCTGCGCCGGCTGCTCGCCCGGGACGGCAGTACACAGTGGATCGTGGAGCGCGAGGGACGCGCGGTCGCGACGGGACGCAGCACACCGCCGGAGGACGACGTCCATCTCGGCGAGCTGGCCGCCGTGGACGAGGCCGCAGCCCGTGCACTGCTGCGGCAGGCCACCGACCTGGCCGCGCCGACGTCGGCCTCGGTCCGGGTGGGCGACCGGCCGGGTACCATCGCGAGCCGGGCACTGACCGAGTTCCTCGGCGCGGCACCCGAGGCCGCGGAGATGTACTACGTGCGGGTCGCGGACCCCGCCGCGTTGCTCGACAGGCTGCGCCCGCTGCTGTCGGGCAGGCTGCGCGCCGTCGACCATGCGAGGGTCGACGGCGCGGCGGTGCTCTCGTTCTTCCGCTCGCACGTGCGCTTCGACGTGACCGACGCCGTCGTCGGACCGATGGTCACCGGTGGGCCGCTCCAGTCGCCCGCCTCGGTCGGTGGAGCGGGCATCGCGCCGGACCTGGTGCCCGCACTGCTGTTCGGCCCGCATGGGATCGTCGGGCTCTCCCACCGCCATCCCGACGTCTATCCGGGCCCGAACGTCGACGTGATGGCCGCGTTGTTCCCGCCCGTTCGGGCTGACCTGTTGACGTTCTACCTGGTCTGA
- a CDS encoding GNAT family N-acetyltransferase, protein MWLSGRLVRLRPMEPHEVESLWRWNQDSEVMRWLTARYPESLAQAQERAAARPSNDYSFLLLGIEVIADSALVGVAMLVDGRPETGRAELNIYLGERDRWNCGYGTEAARLLCRYGFDQMRLHAVELSVVAENESARHVYRKLGFVEEGRIRDGFRRDGRWHDMILMGLLEGELRDEEQASGAEGGPRRGRPR, encoded by the coding sequence ATGTGGCTGTCCGGCAGGTTGGTGCGATTACGGCCGATGGAGCCCCATGAGGTCGAGTCGCTGTGGCGCTGGAACCAGGACTCCGAGGTGATGCGGTGGCTGACCGCTCGCTACCCCGAGTCGCTGGCTCAGGCGCAGGAGCGGGCGGCCGCCCGGCCGAGCAACGACTACTCCTTCCTGCTGCTCGGCATCGAGGTGATCGCCGACTCCGCGCTCGTCGGGGTCGCGATGCTGGTGGACGGCAGGCCGGAGACCGGTCGCGCCGAGTTGAACATCTATCTCGGCGAGCGTGACCGTTGGAACTGCGGCTACGGCACCGAGGCCGCGCGGCTGCTCTGTCGCTACGGGTTCGACCAGATGCGGCTGCACGCCGTCGAGTTGTCCGTCGTCGCGGAGAACGAGTCGGCACGACACGTCTACCGCAAGCTCGGCTTCGTCGAAGAGGGTCGGATTCGCGACGGATTCCGCCGGGACGGCCGCTGGCACGACATGATCCTGATGGGCCTGCTCGAGGGCGAGCTGCGCGACGAGGAACAGGCGAGCGGCGCCGAGGGCGGACCTCGCCGAGGCCGTCCGCGCTGA
- a CDS encoding glycerate kinase family protein, translated as MIAISTAAPLRIVVAPSGFKESLDAESVAEAIAAGVRRVVPDAVIDSIPLVDGGEGSARTLARVTGGEMIPVTVTGPLGTPVDAHIAILGGPGERTGVVEMAAAAGLRLVPPAFRDPGRTTTRGVGELILAALDHGCRRILVGCGDSGTCDGGAGALQALGVELTDVRGESIRPGGAALTGVHRIDIGRMDPRLADTGMVLACNPHNLLTGPAGVARVFGPQKGADAEQTAQLAAAMDRWAAVLAEHCGTELGRVAGSGASGGLGAGLAGVLGARLRPRFEVMLDHVDLDAALATADLIITAEGAIDFQTPHGKVPSEVARRAKPYGRPVIALAGTIGRGARDNYAAGIDAFAGILAAPVELSEAIARAAELITDATERALRLVLVGAAMGRAA; from the coding sequence ATGATCGCCATCAGCACCGCCGCGCCGCTGCGCATCGTCGTGGCCCCCAGCGGATTCAAGGAGTCCCTCGACGCCGAATCGGTCGCCGAGGCCATCGCGGCAGGCGTTCGCCGCGTCGTGCCCGACGCGGTCATCGACTCGATCCCGCTGGTCGACGGCGGTGAGGGCTCGGCGCGGACCCTTGCGCGGGTGACGGGCGGCGAGATGATCCCGGTGACGGTCACCGGTCCGCTCGGCACACCCGTCGACGCCCACATCGCCATCCTGGGCGGCCCCGGGGAGCGGACGGGCGTGGTGGAGATGGCCGCCGCCGCAGGACTGCGCCTCGTACCGCCCGCATTCCGCGACCCGGGCCGCACCACCACGCGGGGCGTCGGCGAGCTGATCCTCGCCGCCCTCGATCACGGCTGTCGTCGCATCCTCGTCGGCTGCGGTGACTCCGGGACCTGCGACGGGGGAGCAGGCGCCTTACAAGCCCTCGGCGTCGAACTCACCGATGTCCGGGGCGAGTCGATCCGACCGGGCGGAGCCGCGCTGACCGGGGTGCATCGGATCGACATCGGCAGGATGGACCCGCGCCTCGCGGACACCGGCATGGTGCTGGCCTGCAACCCGCACAACCTGCTCACCGGACCGGCGGGCGTGGCACGGGTCTTCGGACCGCAGAAGGGCGCCGACGCCGAGCAGACCGCGCAGCTGGCCGCCGCGATGGATCGGTGGGCGGCCGTGCTGGCCGAGCACTGCGGAACAGAACTCGGCAGGGTGGCGGGCAGCGGCGCCTCCGGCGGTCTGGGAGCGGGGCTCGCCGGTGTCCTCGGCGCGCGGCTGCGACCCCGGTTCGAGGTGATGCTCGACCACGTCGACCTCGACGCGGCGCTGGCCACGGCGGACCTGATCATCACCGCCGAGGGCGCGATCGACTTCCAGACGCCGCACGGAAAGGTGCCGTCCGAGGTCGCGCGCCGGGCCAAGCCGTACGGCAGGCCGGTGATCGCGCTGGCGGGCACCATCGGGCGGGGTGCCAGGGACAACTATGCGGCCGGGATCGACGCCTTCGCGGGCATCCTCGCCGCACCGGTCGAGCTCTCCGAGGCGATTGCCAGGGCAGCCGAGCTGATCACCGACGCCACCGAGCGGGCGCTTCGGCTGGTCCTGGTCGGTGCCGCGATGGGCCGTGCGGCCTGA
- a CDS encoding SLC13 family permease, which translates to MLVNVTELDTDREPPLTVYATTPPPRPVAGRAGAFPAAATSRVSPRSRTTTTATSGNAATRRTPTAASTRRASGVRLVGLLVPVAGAITLTVLYTVLPGPDAGLPAEGRVTLVVFAGAVLAWTCTRWDDTFVALAAALTLTLIGVLTADELFGSLGGDVIWLLIAAFVLAAGLTAAGLPERLAVALLTRARTVRGLVHLLTAALVGSALLVPATSGRAALALPVFLAVARTLSGRERVVRALALLIPTVILLSAVATLTGAGAHLITVEVLRTATGSGIGFGAWLLAGLPLAVLSSHLAAELVLLLMTRRADRRERLVVRRADLVEQRGAGSIGPDRMRPDRRAKYVLVLVGLVAVAWCTETWHGVEPAVIALIGALAVAAPGIGTVSLTAALRSVPWSLLMFMAATAVLGGALLDSGAADWLMTVLLSGIAADEASAAGFLVAVVALSTAAHLVLQSRSARSSVLIPLLLPAAVVFGLNPAAVAFASTAAAGFCHTLPSSAKPVAMFADLGDVPGYGRRDLLRLSVFLAPLLAALVIGFAWFGWPYLGLPLR; encoded by the coding sequence ATGCTGGTCAACGTGACCGAACTCGACACCGACCGGGAGCCTCCGCTCACCGTCTACGCGACCACCCCGCCGCCGAGACCGGTGGCAGGTCGCGCGGGCGCCTTTCCGGCCGCCGCGACGTCGAGAGTGTCTCCACGGTCCAGAACCACCACCACGGCGACGAGCGGGAACGCCGCGACGAGGCGCACCCCGACGGCTGCGTCGACACGGCGGGCGAGCGGTGTGCGCCTCGTCGGTCTGCTGGTCCCGGTCGCAGGCGCGATCACGCTGACCGTGCTCTACACGGTGCTTCCCGGCCCGGACGCCGGACTGCCCGCCGAGGGCAGGGTCACCCTGGTGGTGTTCGCGGGTGCCGTTCTGGCCTGGACGTGCACGCGCTGGGACGACACCTTCGTGGCGCTGGCCGCCGCGCTGACCCTCACGTTGATCGGCGTGTTGACCGCCGACGAGCTGTTCGGCTCGTTGGGCGGCGACGTGATCTGGCTGCTGATCGCCGCGTTCGTACTGGCGGCAGGCCTCACGGCTGCCGGACTGCCAGAACGCCTCGCCGTGGCGCTGCTGACCAGGGCCAGGACGGTGCGCGGGCTGGTGCATCTGCTCACCGCCGCCCTGGTGGGCAGCGCACTGCTGGTGCCCGCCACCTCCGGGCGGGCGGCCCTGGCACTGCCGGTGTTCCTCGCGGTCGCGCGAACCCTGTCCGGACGGGAGCGGGTGGTACGGGCGTTGGCGCTGCTGATCCCCACGGTGATCCTGCTGTCGGCGGTGGCGACGCTCACCGGAGCAGGGGCACACCTGATCACCGTCGAGGTCTTGCGCACCGCGACGGGCAGCGGCATCGGCTTCGGCGCCTGGCTGCTGGCGGGCCTGCCGCTCGCGGTGCTCAGCTCCCATCTCGCGGCCGAACTGGTGCTGTTACTGATGACCAGGCGGGCCGATCGGCGGGAGCGGCTCGTCGTCCGCCGAGCCGATCTCGTCGAACAACGCGGAGCGGGATCGATCGGACCGGACCGGATGCGACCGGACCGCCGGGCGAAGTACGTGCTGGTGCTCGTCGGTCTGGTCGCCGTCGCCTGGTGCACCGAGACCTGGCACGGGGTGGAACCCGCCGTGATCGCACTGATCGGAGCGCTCGCCGTCGCCGCTCCCGGCATCGGCACCGTGTCGCTGACCGCAGCCCTGCGTTCGGTGCCCTGGTCGCTGTTGATGTTCATGGCCGCGACGGCGGTGCTCGGCGGCGCGCTGCTCGACTCCGGCGCGGCCGACTGGCTGATGACCGTCCTGCTGAGCGGCATCGCCGCCGACGAGGCATCGGCGGCGGGCTTCCTGGTGGCCGTGGTGGCGCTCAGCACCGCCGCTCATCTGGTGCTGCAGTCGCGATCGGCGAGATCCTCCGTGCTCATCCCGTTGCTGCTGCCCGCCGCCGTGGTCTTCGGTCTGAACCCGGCCGCCGTCGCCTTCGCCTCCACGGCGGCCGCCGGGTTCTGCCACACGCTGCCGTCGTCGGCGAAGCCGGTGGCGATGTTCGCCGACCTGGGCGACGTCCCCGGCTACGGCCGCCGCGACCTGCTGCGGCTGTCGGTCTTCCTCGCCCCGCTGCTGGCAGCGCTGGTGATCGGCTTCGCCTGGTTCGGCTGGCCGTACCTCGGCCTCCCGCTGCGGTGA